One stretch of Clupea harengus chromosome 2, Ch_v2.0.2, whole genome shotgun sequence DNA includes these proteins:
- the hnrnpa3 gene encoding heterogeneous nuclear ribonucleoprotein A3 has product MEGHENKEPEQLRKLFIGGLSFETTEDSLRAHFEQWGKLTDCVVMRDPANKRSRGFGFVTYSCVTEVDAAMGARPHKVDGRVVEPKRAVSREDSSKPGAHLTVKKIFVGGIKEDTEEYHIREYFERYGKIESIDVMEDRPTGKKRGFCFVTFDDHDTVDKVVAQKYHTINSHNCEVRKALPKQEMQAANNQRSRGGGGGNFMGRGGGNFGGGNFGRGGYGGGRGGYGGDGYNGFGGDGPNYGGGPGYGGGRGGYGGDPGYGNNGGGFGGYDNYNDGGNFGGNFGGGGGGNYNDFGNYGGQQSNYGPMKGNDFGGSNSGGPYGGGYGSGGGGGGYGSRRY; this is encoded by the exons GGTCACGAGAACAAGGAGCCTGAGCAGCTTAGAAAGTTATTCATCGGAGGCCTGAGTTTTGAAACGACAGAAGACAGTCTGAGGGCTCACTTTGAGCAATGGGGGAAGCTTACAGATTGCGTG GTTATGAGAGACCCAGCCAACAAACGCTCCAGAGGGTTTGGGTTTGTGACGTACTCCTGTGTAACAGAAGTAGATGCTGCAATGGGGGCCCGACCTCACAAGGTGGATGGGCGCGTGGTGGAACCCAAAAGGGCTGTGTCCAGAGAG GACTCCTCAAAACCGGGAGCTCATCTAACGGTGAAGAAGATTTTTGTTGGTGGGATCAAAGAAGACACAGAGGAGTATCATATAAGGGAATACTTTGAACGCTATGGGAAGATTGAGAGCATCGATGTAATGGAAGACCGTCCAACTGGCAAGAAGAGaggattttgttttgttacttTTGATGACCATGACACTGTGGATAAAGTTGTTG CTCAAAaatatcacacaataaatagcCACAATTGTGAGGTCAGGAAAGCGTTGCCCAAACAGGAAATGCAAGCAGCTAATAACCAGAGGA gcagaggtggaggtggtggaaaCTTCATGGGCCGTGGAGGTGGTAACTTTGGAGGTGGTAACTTTGGCCGAG GGGGATACGGCGGGGGCCGAGGAGGCTATGGAGGTGATGGCTACAATGGGTTTGGAGGAGATG GTCCAAACTATGGTGGTGGCCCAGGCTATGGAGGGGGCCGGGGGGGCTATGGTGGCGATCCAGGTTATGGCAACAATGGAGGGGGGTTTGGAGGATATGATAACTACAACGACGGAGGAAACTTTGGAG GGAActttggtggaggaggaggtggaaacTACAATGACTTTGGGAACTATGGTGGCCAGCAGTCCAACTATGGACCCATGAAGGGAAATGACTTTGGTGGAAGTAACTCAGGTGGACCCTATGGCG GTGGCTATGGCTCAGGCGGCGGAGGCGGTGGCTATGGCTCTCGGCGATATTAA